Proteins found in one Balearica regulorum gibbericeps isolate bBalReg1 chromosome 17, bBalReg1.pri, whole genome shotgun sequence genomic segment:
- the SFI1 gene encoding protein SFI1 homolog isoform X6: MYASNKKRGTNTMLQSPMKQKLLRTWQCWLVYVDVQRTKHGMQSVALAFRERSCLRILWAVWRRQHYQNCTGHKMNVLALQHWAQSLQFRAWLQWREMYLYSLNNKQKEARVVTHHQHWELKRCMEAWLGYLNLQRAKKHQKALAQEHHRSRIVWQCFSDWRLSWECRRRMHAHQKDVEKLAARIAVRRAFARWKHYVVLCVEETQQCELAENHYKHHLLKLGFKGLWQNVVNTRLQQMRKNLSYRQHQVTVLQKFWNCWKSRLEEKEEEQQQALTSVAHAHYRRVLMRQVFDTWLLKVCKQQEYQMRQKRAVLHFERKLLHFFWCFWRRRTAACLEEQEGLVLAKDHYSNMLLLKTFCLWKQNTKERKTERLKEMQVLRFHYSKCLQQSWNKWREYVGHQREKWRKLVQADMHYWHTLLGKTFGAWKSYQRNIQCILYQVAEKEKQRTRLLLRQLLCTWRENALALIHEAKATTQADEHYRRITLSKVLLQWRHTALLQVYYRQQKMTAVMEARKYLDIVHLQTLFLHWKKLTGESLMLRAQQHRAAQHHQQHLLQKYLLKWKKYHQHCLGKMLLQRQGDQLMTHRLCSASFSCWKTRMLQQQWEKQKTVQALWHWSLSLQRKVFDAWLRFSKGQKQKKDRIETSTGVYHAPLLREGVTRVLRNTADMKQLQGQVQAQCQLKVNKKAAYNVHQSVYRCAMLWKQKALSKKLNKPCSFLTPLKKQVTFKMPDVSPKTRGHSAEEEPWPSKYSHLPLHFADGDSVLSDLSSFRRAKLPPQRHDFLLEYLESKELLGPPFTRDKTNRLQCTGTSSFFLYRSEAPFQQTSVNKCSSQTGNLMPTPQMEESTCKHPSQMGNITHSYPSLVRAPLPSVPLWTQDVRHAVQRPELWSPSFVPQIKAGAEMRGGQPVSGLKGAHSQDPQQDSVGKKLRPNLQPHLLSPEDLVGKWSHQTAAEGEEREHGSREEIVLQRKLEVELQHIQQQMQYYFSRKQELKFCQQQAQILQKWLEMSTQPEDQDGVQGVQEELDQLQARINTLAKAQLKERHHVQNLVARLRDIQIALNI; encoded by the exons ATGTATGCCAGCAACAAGAAAAGAGGAACAAATACTATGTTGCAGAGTCCCATG AAGCAAAAATTGCTCAGGACCTGGCAGTGCTGGCTGGTTTATGTTGATGTTCAAAGGACAAAACATGGGATGCAGTCTGTGGCATTGGCGTTCAGGGAAAGAAGCTGTTTGCG CATATTGTGGGCAGTGTGGAGAAGACAACACTACCAGAACTGCACTGGacataaaatgaatgttttggcTCTACAGCATTGGGCCCAGAGCCTGCAATTTCGA GCTTGGTTACAGTGGCGAGAGATGTATTTATACAGCCTGAACAACAAGCAGAAGGAGGCTAGAGTGGTAACTCACCATCAGCACTGGGAGTTGAAGAGATGCATGGAAGCATGGCTGGGATACTTAAACCTCCAAAGGGCAAAGAAACATCAGAAAG cTCTGGCCCAAGAGCATCACCGAAGCAGAATAGTCTGGCAGTGTTTCTCTGACTGGCGGCTGTCATGGGAATGCAGGAGAAGAATGCATGCTCACCAAAAGGATGTTGAAAAACTAGCAGCAAGGATTGCTGTACGGAGAGCCTTTGCACGCTGGAAGCATT ATGTTGTACTGTGTGTGGAAGAGACTCAACAGTGTGAGCTGGCCGAAAACCACTACAAGCATCATCTGTTG AAACTTGGGTTTAAGGGTCTTTGGCAGAATGTTGTGAACACTCGTCTtcagcaaatgagaaaaaatctGTCATACCGTCAGCATCAAGTTACA gTGCTGCAGAAGTTCTGGAACTGTTGGAAGTCCCGtttggaagagaaggaggaagaacagcagcaggcCTTAACATCAGTCGCTCATGCCCATTATAG GAGGGTTTTGATGAGACAAGTATTTGACACGTGGTTGCTGAAGGTCTGCAAGCAGCAAGAATACCAAATGAGACAGAAGAGG GCTGTGcttcattttgaaaggaaactaTTGCATTTTTTCTGGTGCTTCTGGCGTAGAAGAACAGCTGCATGTTTGGAGGAGCAAGAGGGCTTGGTTCTTGCAAAAGATCACTACAGCAACATGCTACTGCTAAAGACTTTCTGTCTGTGGAAGCAAAATActaaggagaggaaaacaga gaGGCTCAAGGAGATGCAAGTCTTAAGATTTCACTATTCAAAGTGTCTGCAGCAGTCTTGGAACAAGTGGAGGGAG TATGTGGGACATCAGCGTGAGAAGTGGAGGAAGTTGGTGCAAGCAGACATGCACTATTGGCACACATTACTGGGCAAGACCTTCGGAGCCTGGAAG AGTTACCAACGTAACATACAGTGCATTCTATACCAAGTagctgaaaaggagaaacagcGCACTAGACTACTGCTGCG aCAACTTCTGTGTACATGGAGAGAAAATGCCCTTGCTCTTATACATGAAGCTAAGGCAACTACACAGGCAGATGAGCACTACAGGAGAATAACCCTGTCAAAG GTGCTGCTACAGTGGAGACACACTGCCTTGCTACAAGTGTATTACCGTCAGCAGAAGATGACAGCTGTGATGGAggccagaaaatatttggatatAG TGCATTTACAGACCCTGTTTCTTCACTGGAAGAAATTAACTGGGGAGTCTCTGATGCTGAGggcccagcagcacagagcagcgcagcaccaccagcagcacctaCTCCAGAAGTACCtgctgaaatggaagaaatatcatCAGCATTGTCTTGGGAAAATG CTACTACAGAGACAGGGAGATCAGCTAATGACTCATAGACTTtgctctgcttccttctcttgTTGGAAGACACGG aTGTTGCAGCAGCaatgggaaaagcagaagacagtGCAAGCATTATGGCACTGGTCCCTTTCGTTGCAGAGGAAG GTATTTGATGCTTGGCTCAGATTTTCCAAGGggcaaaagcagaagaaagatcGCATTGAAACATCCACAGGAGTTTACCATGCTCCTCTTCTGAGAGAAGGTGTAACCCGGGTCTTGAGAAACACTGCTGACATGAAACAGTTGCAGGGACAGGTCCAGGCCCAGTGCCAGCTGAAGGTGAACAAGAAG GCAGCCTACAACGTTCACCAGTCAGTGTATCGTTGTGCCATGCTGTGGAAACAGAAGGCTCTCtccaagaaattaaataagcCTTGTTCTTTTCTGACACCTCTGAAGAAGCAAGTCACATTTAAAATGCCTGATGTTAGCCCCAAGACAAGAGGACATTCGGCAGAGGAAGAGCCATGGCCTTCAAAATACAGTCATCTACCACTTCACTTTGCTGATGGGGACTCGGTTCTCAGTGATCT aaGTTCTTTTCGACGAGCAAAGTTACCACCACAGAGGCATGACTTCCTTCTGGAATATCTAGAAAGCAAGGAACTGCTGGGACCTCCTTTCACTAG GGACAAGACCAACAGGTTACAATGTACAGGGACCTCATCCTTCTTCCTTTACAGGTCAGAGGCACCCTTTCAGCAAACATCTGTGAATAAATGTTCTTCGCAGACTGGGAACTTAATGCCAACACCTCAAATGGAAGAAAGTACCTGTAAACACCCATCTCAAATGGGCAATATCACTCATTCCTATCCATCTCTCGTACGTGCTCCTCTCCCGTCTGTACCACTGTGGACACAGGATGTGCGCCATGCTGTTCAGAGGCCAGAGCTATGGTCTCCATCTTTTGTGCCCCAAATCAAAGCTGGAGCAGAAATG AGAGGAGGCCAGCCTGTGAGTGGTCTCAAAGGAGCCCATTCCCAAGACCCTCAACAGGACTCCGTGGGGAAGAAGTTGCGACCAAATTTGCAGCCACATTTGCTGTCACCTGAAGACTTGGTGGGAAAATGGAGTCACCAAACTGCAG ctgaaggggaagaaagggagcATGGTTCCAGAGAAGAAATAGTGTTACAGAGAAAGCTGGAAGTTGAACTCCAACACATCCAACAGCAGATGCAATATTATTTCAGCAGGAAGCAAGAACTCAA GTTCTGTCAGCAGCAAGCACAGATTCTACAGAAGTGGCTAGAAATGAGCACGCAGCCAGAGGACCAAGATGGTGTACAAGGGGTTCAGGAAGAATTGGACCAG TTGCAGGCAAGGATCAACACTCTTGCCAAAGCACAACTAAAAGAGAGGCATCATGTGCAGAACCTGGTTGCCCGCCTGCGTGACATCCAGATTGCTCTGAATATATGA
- the SFI1 gene encoding protein SFI1 homolog isoform X5: protein MHEIQQLPRCQMPTTGQSIAPQSTRHQFQGRGHNNLDQVGHTCHQERRLKEFQIRYLARKFFCLWAKKTFGQVLPSKVRCFYEHKILQKTFGEWKEWWTVCRERKLSLRADSHYRRLLCNLIFKAWRAYVCQQQEKRNKYYVAESHAKKQKLLRTWQCWLVYVDVQRTKHGMQSVALAFRERSCLRILWAVWRRQHYQNCTGHKMNVLALQHWAQSLQFRAWLQWREMYLYSLNNKQKEARVVTHHQHWELKRCMEAWLGYLNLQRAKKHQKALAQEHHRSRIVWQCFSDWRLSWECRRRMHAHQKDVEKLAARIAVRRAFARWKHYVVLCVEETQQCELAENHYKHHLLKLGFKGLWQNVVNTRLQQMRKNLSYRQHQVTVLQKFWNCWKSRLEEKEEEQQQALTSVAHAHYRRVLMRQVFDTWLLKVCKQQEYQMRQKRAVLHFERKLLHFFWCFWRRRTAACLEEQEGLVLAKDHYSNMLLLKTFCLWKQNTKERKTERLKEMQVLRFHYSKCLQQSWNKWREYVGHQREKWRKLVQADMHYWHTLLGKTFGAWKSYQRNIQCILYQVAEKEKQRTRLLLRQLLCTWRENALALIHEAKATTQADEHYRRITLSKVLLQWRHTALLQVYYRQQKMTAVMEARKYLDIVHLQTLFLHWKKLTGESLMLRAQQHRAAQHHQQHLLQKYLLKWKKYHQHCLGKMLLQRQGDQLMTHRLCSASFSCWKTRMLQQQWEKQKTVQALWHWSLSLQRKVFDAWLRFSKGQKQKKDRIETSTGVYHAPLLREGVTRVLRNTADMKQLQGQVQAQCQLKVNKKAAYNVHQSVYRCAMLWKQKALSKKLNKPCSFLTPLKKQVTFKMPDVSPKTRGHSAEEEPWPSKYSHLPLHFADGDSVLSDLSSFRRAKLPPQRHDFLLEYLESKELLGPPFTRDKTNRLQCTGTSSFFLYRSEAPFQQTSVNKCSSQTGNLMPTPQMEESTCKHPSQMGNITHSYPSLVRAPLPSVPLWTQDVRHAVQRPELWSPSFVPQIKAGAEMRGGQPVSGLKGAHSQDPQQDSVGKKLRPNLQPHLLSPEDLVGKWSHQTAAEGEEREHGSREEIVLQRKLEVELQHIQQQMQYYFSRKQELKFCQQQAQILQKWLEMSTQPEDQDGVQGVQEELDQLQARINTLAKAQLKERHHVQNLVARLRDIQIALNI, encoded by the exons ATGCTTTTATGAGCACAAGATTCTTCAAAAAACTTTTGGAGAGTGGAAGGAGTGGTGGACTGTTTGCAGAGAAAGGAAGCTCAGCCTCAGAGCAGACAGCCATTACAG acgTTTACTCTGTAATTTGATATTCAAGGCTTGGAGAGCCTATGTATGCCAGCAACAAGAAAAGAGGAACAAATACTATGTTGCAGAGTCCCATG CGAAGAAGCAAAAATTGCTCAGGACCTGGCAGTGCTGGCTGGTTTATGTTGATGTTCAAAGGACAAAACATGGGATGCAGTCTGTGGCATTGGCGTTCAGGGAAAGAAGCTGTTTGCG CATATTGTGGGCAGTGTGGAGAAGACAACACTACCAGAACTGCACTGGacataaaatgaatgttttggcTCTACAGCATTGGGCCCAGAGCCTGCAATTTCGA GCTTGGTTACAGTGGCGAGAGATGTATTTATACAGCCTGAACAACAAGCAGAAGGAGGCTAGAGTGGTAACTCACCATCAGCACTGGGAGTTGAAGAGATGCATGGAAGCATGGCTGGGATACTTAAACCTCCAAAGGGCAAAGAAACATCAGAAAG cTCTGGCCCAAGAGCATCACCGAAGCAGAATAGTCTGGCAGTGTTTCTCTGACTGGCGGCTGTCATGGGAATGCAGGAGAAGAATGCATGCTCACCAAAAGGATGTTGAAAAACTAGCAGCAAGGATTGCTGTACGGAGAGCCTTTGCACGCTGGAAGCATT ATGTTGTACTGTGTGTGGAAGAGACTCAACAGTGTGAGCTGGCCGAAAACCACTACAAGCATCATCTGTTG AAACTTGGGTTTAAGGGTCTTTGGCAGAATGTTGTGAACACTCGTCTtcagcaaatgagaaaaaatctGTCATACCGTCAGCATCAAGTTACA gTGCTGCAGAAGTTCTGGAACTGTTGGAAGTCCCGtttggaagagaaggaggaagaacagcagcaggcCTTAACATCAGTCGCTCATGCCCATTATAG GAGGGTTTTGATGAGACAAGTATTTGACACGTGGTTGCTGAAGGTCTGCAAGCAGCAAGAATACCAAATGAGACAGAAGAGG GCTGTGcttcattttgaaaggaaactaTTGCATTTTTTCTGGTGCTTCTGGCGTAGAAGAACAGCTGCATGTTTGGAGGAGCAAGAGGGCTTGGTTCTTGCAAAAGATCACTACAGCAACATGCTACTGCTAAAGACTTTCTGTCTGTGGAAGCAAAATActaaggagaggaaaacaga gaGGCTCAAGGAGATGCAAGTCTTAAGATTTCACTATTCAAAGTGTCTGCAGCAGTCTTGGAACAAGTGGAGGGAG TATGTGGGACATCAGCGTGAGAAGTGGAGGAAGTTGGTGCAAGCAGACATGCACTATTGGCACACATTACTGGGCAAGACCTTCGGAGCCTGGAAG AGTTACCAACGTAACATACAGTGCATTCTATACCAAGTagctgaaaaggagaaacagcGCACTAGACTACTGCTGCG aCAACTTCTGTGTACATGGAGAGAAAATGCCCTTGCTCTTATACATGAAGCTAAGGCAACTACACAGGCAGATGAGCACTACAGGAGAATAACCCTGTCAAAG GTGCTGCTACAGTGGAGACACACTGCCTTGCTACAAGTGTATTACCGTCAGCAGAAGATGACAGCTGTGATGGAggccagaaaatatttggatatAG TGCATTTACAGACCCTGTTTCTTCACTGGAAGAAATTAACTGGGGAGTCTCTGATGCTGAGggcccagcagcacagagcagcgcagcaccaccagcagcacctaCTCCAGAAGTACCtgctgaaatggaagaaatatcatCAGCATTGTCTTGGGAAAATG CTACTACAGAGACAGGGAGATCAGCTAATGACTCATAGACTTtgctctgcttccttctcttgTTGGAAGACACGG aTGTTGCAGCAGCaatgggaaaagcagaagacagtGCAAGCATTATGGCACTGGTCCCTTTCGTTGCAGAGGAAG GTATTTGATGCTTGGCTCAGATTTTCCAAGGggcaaaagcagaagaaagatcGCATTGAAACATCCACAGGAGTTTACCATGCTCCTCTTCTGAGAGAAGGTGTAACCCGGGTCTTGAGAAACACTGCTGACATGAAACAGTTGCAGGGACAGGTCCAGGCCCAGTGCCAGCTGAAGGTGAACAAGAAG GCAGCCTACAACGTTCACCAGTCAGTGTATCGTTGTGCCATGCTGTGGAAACAGAAGGCTCTCtccaagaaattaaataagcCTTGTTCTTTTCTGACACCTCTGAAGAAGCAAGTCACATTTAAAATGCCTGATGTTAGCCCCAAGACAAGAGGACATTCGGCAGAGGAAGAGCCATGGCCTTCAAAATACAGTCATCTACCACTTCACTTTGCTGATGGGGACTCGGTTCTCAGTGATCT aaGTTCTTTTCGACGAGCAAAGTTACCACCACAGAGGCATGACTTCCTTCTGGAATATCTAGAAAGCAAGGAACTGCTGGGACCTCCTTTCACTAG GGACAAGACCAACAGGTTACAATGTACAGGGACCTCATCCTTCTTCCTTTACAGGTCAGAGGCACCCTTTCAGCAAACATCTGTGAATAAATGTTCTTCGCAGACTGGGAACTTAATGCCAACACCTCAAATGGAAGAAAGTACCTGTAAACACCCATCTCAAATGGGCAATATCACTCATTCCTATCCATCTCTCGTACGTGCTCCTCTCCCGTCTGTACCACTGTGGACACAGGATGTGCGCCATGCTGTTCAGAGGCCAGAGCTATGGTCTCCATCTTTTGTGCCCCAAATCAAAGCTGGAGCAGAAATG AGAGGAGGCCAGCCTGTGAGTGGTCTCAAAGGAGCCCATTCCCAAGACCCTCAACAGGACTCCGTGGGGAAGAAGTTGCGACCAAATTTGCAGCCACATTTGCTGTCACCTGAAGACTTGGTGGGAAAATGGAGTCACCAAACTGCAG ctgaaggggaagaaagggagcATGGTTCCAGAGAAGAAATAGTGTTACAGAGAAAGCTGGAAGTTGAACTCCAACACATCCAACAGCAGATGCAATATTATTTCAGCAGGAAGCAAGAACTCAA GTTCTGTCAGCAGCAAGCACAGATTCTACAGAAGTGGCTAGAAATGAGCACGCAGCCAGAGGACCAAGATGGTGTACAAGGGGTTCAGGAAGAATTGGACCAG TTGCAGGCAAGGATCAACACTCTTGCCAAAGCACAACTAAAAGAGAGGCATCATGTGCAGAACCTGGTTGCCCGCCTGCGTGACATCCAGATTGCTCTGAATATATGA